In Chryseobacterium sp., the genomic window CTTACGATAGGGATTGCTTTAGGAGTACTTCCGAAGTTTGTCCAGAACAATTTAGGATTTGACAGTGTTATGGTAGGCCTTGTCATTGGCCTTCAATCATTGTCAACACTTCTTACCCGGGCTTATTCCGGAAAAATAACCGATACCCAGGGAGCAAAGAGCAGTAAGATGTCCGGGGTTTTATTAGCTGTCGCCGCCGGTGCTATGTATATTGTAGCGGTATTTTTTCAGGCAAACAAATTTTGGGCTCTTTCTTTTTTATTGATGGCTAGGATTGTGCATGGAATAGGAGAGAGCTTTCTGGTAACAGGCGCATTAACCTGGGGAATAGGTCTTGCAGGACATTCCAATTCAGGAAAAGTAATGACCTGGAACGGGATTGCCATGTATGCCGGAATTGCTATCGGAGCGCCATTAAGCATTTGGATCAGTAGAGAATACGGCATATTGCCTGCATTTTTTCTTATTGCCTTGCTTCCGTTAGCGAGCTGGCTGTCTACAGTAAAACTCCCCTCTGTTCCAGCCGATAAAGACTATATCAGAACTCCTTTTTATAAAGTCATCGGAGCAATATCGGGGCAGGGATTGAGCCTGGCATTTTCTTCAATGGCCTTTGGGTGTATTGCTTCCTTTATTGCTTTATTTTTTACCGAGAAAAATTGGGGCGATGCTTCACTGGCATTTATGGCCTTTGGAATATGCTATGTACTCACCAGAATTTTCTTCGCCTCTTTTCCTGATAAATACGGAGGTTTCAGAATTGCTTTGATCTCTTTGATCATCGAAATAACAGGTCAGATACTGATCTGGACATCAGTTTCCGGCACTGCTGCTATTGTTGGGTGTGGGTTGACAGGAATGGGGTTCTCATTGGTTTTTCCTGCTTTAGGTGTTCTGGCCATACAAAAAGTAAAACCGCAGATGAGAGGAACCGCCCTCGGAGCGTATGTTGCTTTTGTCGACCTTTCATTGGGATTAGCCGGACCATTGGCAGGATTGATCGCTGGATGGTTTGATTACCAGGCGGTCTATTTATTTGGAGCAATCAGCTGTGTGCTTTCAATGATCGTTTTGCTATTTAACAAAAAATAATAATATACATGATAACGGATTCAATGATAACCAAAAAAATACGTTCAGTATTCAGTGTTAAAAATAAAAGTTTTCTTACTCCGCATCTTATCCGGGTGGTATTTGAAATGAATGAAGATCAGGTTAAATTGCTGGCCTGCGTACAATCCGGTTATAATAATAAACTCTTTATTCCGTCTGTAGAAAAAGGGAGCGAGCCCATTATCAGAACTTATACCAACCGAAAGGTTGATCTTAAAAACAGGGAGCTTACCATTGATTTTGTTGCCCACGGAGAAAATGGTCCTGCTTCGGCCTGGGCATTAAAAGCCAATCCGGGCGATATATTGGAAATAGGGATGAAAGAAAGCACAAAACCATTAGTTCCTGATGCTGACTTCTATCTTTTTGTAGGAGATTCAACGGCCTTACCTGTTATTTGTTCTATCGTGGAACAGCTTCCGTCTTATGTAACGGCAAAAATAATATTGGAAGTTCATGATAAAAAAGATGAACTTATCCTCTGTTCTGCAGCAGATGTATCTGTTGAGTGGCTTCACAATTCCCATCCGGAAAAAGGAAGCCTTCTCGCAGATCTTACCAGGCGGGTAGAATTCCCTTCCGGCATACTGAAAGAATATATTTATATCGCTGCCGAATACACGACCGTGCATCAACTCAGGAATTATTTCAAAACATATTTAAACTGGGATCCGCAGGGGATCTATGCCTGTTCTTACTGGCGGGCCGGCCAGGCAGAAAATCGATGAATAATGTAAGGTGAAAAATAGTAAGCAACGCCATTTATTACTACTTTTGCTCACATGCAGGAACTTTTAACTTCATATATTACAAGTAAAATATCGGTAACGGATAAAGAGTTGGATGTTATTCTTTCTTATTTCAGACCCGTTCAATTAAAAAAGAATGAAATGCTTCTTGCCAACGGGCAAAACAGTCAGAGAACTTTTTTCGTAGTGAATGGCTGTCTCCGGATATTTTTCATCAATGAGGAAGGCCAGGATTCTACAAGATATTTTGCCTTTGAAAACCAATTTGCCACTGCATTAGTCAGTTTTATTACTTCTGAACCCTCCGAGGAATTTATTCAGGCTGTGGAGGATTCAGAAGTATATTATATTACCCACAAAAACTTCTATCATCTGCTGGATATCATCCCTCAGTGGGAAAAATTTTACAGGATCTATCTTGAGACGGCTTATGTAAACAATACGAAAAGGCTGATGTCTTTCCTCGTTCAGGATGCTCTTGAAAAATACCGCCAGCTGCTGGATGAAAATCCTGTTGTTGTCAGAAGACTTTCTAACAAAATGGTTGCTTCTTATCTCAATATTTCCCAGGAAACCTTAAGCCGGTTAAAATCCAGGCTCTGAATAATGTACTTCAGATTCAGTTTTTTTCCAGTGCTGCGTTTCTTTTGAACCTGTATTAAATCAGGGAAATTAAAAGAAAATTAATACAGATGCCCTTTTTAGAAAAAAAATTAAGCCCTATATTTGCAGGAATGTTAAAATGGTTCTCGATATTATGCTCGATGATGTATGTACTGGCTACCACCAATGCGGGGGAAGTACTGAAAGTACCTATGTTTGTGGAACATTTTATGGAATATCACGGAAGTTTTTCAGAATTTGTCATGGAACATTATGACAATCATAAGAAAGATTCTGACTGGGATACCGACCAAAAACTGCCTTTTATCAATCCTCCTATTGTATTGACTGTGCATGCCCAGCTTCCTGAGCTTAGTTTTGAAATAAAAAAACCTAAAGAGATCAGGGCTTCTCAAAAAAACAGCATCTATAAAGAAAAGGGATTCTCAAACCTTTATCTTTCCCGAATTTTCCAGCCTCCGCGGCTTTCTTAACTGATTTCAAATTGAAAATTAATGCTTTGAATATCTGTTCAAAGTAACCAATTGCTTATTACATATCAATTAATCCGTTGGGTGTTATAGCTGTATGCTTTACAAAAGTCAAAAAAGCTTTATTTAAATACTTTAGAGCACTTCAGTAAGTTTAAATAAGGCGACATAAGAAGTTCATGCAAGAAGAAAATCAAAGATTCTCAAACTTAAGTCTTATTGTGTCTTTTGCTTAAAAATTAAAGTGTAAACCGCTTTTATAAAGCATCCCGGGTTATCCAATAATAATTTTTTCATGTTAAATAAAATTATTGAGTTTTCTGTCAAGAATAAACTCATTATTGCTCTGTTTACAGCAGGTCTCATCCTTTTTGGAGTATATGAAACCACTAAACTTCCTATTGATGCTCAACCGGATATTACCAATAACCAGGTTCAGATCATTACCACAGCACCTTCATATGGGGCAGCTGATATAGAACGTCTTGTCACATTTCCTATTGAACAGGCTGCCAGTAATATCAGTGGAATCACCGAACTCCGGAGTCTTTCCCGGTTTGGACTTTCGCTGGTAACCGTAGTTTTTGATGATAATACCGATGTATATTGGGCCCGCCAACAGGTTCAGGAACGCCTGCAGCTTGTTCAGGACAATATCCCTGCCGGAATCGGAAAACCGGAACTTGGACCCATTTCTACAGGATTGGGAGAGATTTTCCAATATGTGGTAAGAGCCAAGAAAGGCTATGAAAATGTATATGATGAAACTGAACTCAGAACCATTCAGGATTGGGTGGTAAGACGTCAGTTACTGGGAACTAAAGGGATAGCCGATGTGAGCAGTTTCGGGGGGAAACTGAAACAGTATGAAATAGCAATAAATCCAAATAAACTTCAGGCATTCAATATCAATATCAATGATGTTTTCGCTGCTTTGGAAAAAAACAATCAGAATACCGGGGGAGCCTATATTGAGAAGAAAGAAACCGTCCTTTTTATCCGGAGTGAAGGACTCTTAGGCAGTACCGGTGATATTGGAAGCATTCAGGTAGCTGAAACCAAGGAAGGTATTCCTGTTCACATCAAGGATGTTGCGTCTGTGAAGATCGGATTTGCCACAAGATACGGTGCAATGACCTATAATGATACCGGAGAAGTATCCGGAGCTATTGTTTTGATGCTTAAAGGTGAGAATGCGAATGAAGTGATCGCCAATATCAAACAAAGGCTGGAAAAAATCCAGGAGTCTTTACCTGAAGGTGTAGTGATAGAACCCTTTCTGGACCGTGCAAAAATGGTCAACAATACCATCAGCACAGTAAAGACCAATCTGATGGAAGGTGCCCTGATCGTGGTTTTTATTCTCGTATTATTTTTAGGGAACTTCAGGGCAGGACTGCTGGTCGCTTCTGTGATTCCTCTGGCAATGCTTTTTGCCATTATTATGATGAATATTTTCGGTGTTGGAGGTAACCTGATGAGTCTGGGAGCCCTGGACTTTGGCCTTATTGTAGACGGGGCTGTTATTATTGTTGAAGCCGTTCTGCACCAGCTTTCCCATAAAAAGCACTTCGGAAAGGAGAATATGCTAAGTAAAAAGGAGATGGACGGGCAGGTTTCCAGCTCTGCTGCCAAAATGGTCAACAGTGCGGTTTTCGGGCAGATCATCATCCTGATCGTATACCTTCCGATCTTTACACTTCAGGGGATTGAAGGTAAAATGTTCAAACCTATGGCCCAGACCGTAGCATTTGCACTGATTGGTGCGTTTATCCTTTCTCTGACTTATATTCCGATGATGAGTGCTCTGGTGCTGAGCAGAAAGAAAAAGGAAAAAGACAATATTTCAGACAGGGTAATGGCCAAAGTAGAAAGAGGCCATCAGAAACTCCTGATGAAAGCTCTTCAATACAGAAAAACAATTATCATCAGTGTATTGATCCTTTTCACGGGGGCAGTATACACGCTATCAAAAATGGGAGGGGAATTCATTCCGTCTCTTGAAGAAGGAGATTTTGCCGTTGAAATGAGGATTCTTCAGGGAAGCAATATTAATGAAACGAAAAAAGTAACCACACAGGCGTCCGGCATCCTGCTGAAACAGTTTCCCGAAATACAGAAGATCGTTGTGAAGATCGGTAGCGCTGAAATCCCTACGGAACCTATGCCTATGGATGCAGGAGATATGATTATTGTTTTAAAACCTAAAAAAGAGTGGACATCTGCAAAATCATTCCCTGAACTTTCTGAAAAGATGAGTAAAGCTTTAACCGTTATCCCGGGATTAACGACCAGTTTTCAGTTTCCTGTGCAAATGCGTTTCAATGAACTGATGACCGGAGCAAGGCAGGATGTGGTATGTAAAATTTATGGGGAAGACCTCGATAGTCTTACAGTTTATGCAAAAAAACTGGGGAGTATCATCAATACGGTAAAGGGAGCTCAGGATCTTTATATAGAACCGGTTGAAGGGGCACCACAGGTGGTTATTGATTACAATCGTTCAGAATTGTCACGCTATAATATTTCTGTTGAAGAGATCAACAGAGTTATTAATATGGCTTTTGCCGGGCAGACCGCAGGTGCTTTATATGAAGGAGAGAAAAAATTTGATATTGTTATCAGAATGGACAGCGAATATAAAAGAGATTTGACAAGCATCCAAAACCTGTTGGTACCCATTGCCTCGGGAGAGCAGATCCCATTATCCCAACTGGCTAAAGTAGAGCTTAAAAACAGTCCGAACCAGATTCAACGGGAAGATACCAAAAGAAGGATCATCGTGGGCTTTAATGCAAGAGGAAAGGATGTGCAGACTATTGTAGAAGAACTTCAGCAGAAAGCAGGCAAAAACCTAAGGTTCTCCCCTGGATACACTATTTCCTATGGCGGTACATTTGAGAATTTAAATGAAGCAAAAGCAAGACTCGGTATTGCAGTGCCTATTTCTTTGGTCATGATCTTCCTGTTGCTGTTCTTTGCTTTCAGATCTGTAAAACACAGTCTGCTGATCTATACGGCCATCCCGTTATCTGCCATTGGCGGAGTTTATTTTCTCGCACTAAGAGGAATGCCTTTCAGCATCAGTGCCGGAGTAGGATTTATCGCTCTGTTTGGAGTTGCCGTACTTAACGGAATCGTTTTGATATCAGAGTTTAACCGATTGAAAAATAACGGAATACGCAATACCAGCAGAATCGTCCTGATGGGAACAAGAATCAGGCTTCGTCCGGTTTTAATGACTGCCTTTGTGGCTTCTTTGGGATTCTTACCCATGGCCCTGAGCAGCGGAGCAGGAGCTGAAGTTCAAAGGCCGTTGGCTACCGTTGTGATCGGCGGGCTGATGCTGGCAACTCTTTTAACCTTATTCGTACTTCCCATTCTCTACGTCTTATTTGAACATATTAATACAGGTAAAATGAAATTTTCTAAAAAAATAAACTTTAAAAAGCGGTCTGTTTTCTTGGTATTGCTTTCTTTCGGAAGTTTCCAGGCTCAGGAGAACATTACCTATGAGCAGGCTTTGGAAAAAGCTTTTCAGCAGAACGGAACCCTTAAAAACTCAAAATTAATATCAGAATACCAGGAAAAATTAAAGGCCGGTTATCTGGATATCCCTCAATTGGAAGTTACCGGCGGATTCGGACAAATTCAGGGTGAAGAAACCGATAACTCATTCGGAATCTCCCAAAGGTTCAGTTTTCCTACGGTCTATTCAAAAAGAAAACAGATGCTGGATGCAGAATGGACCGCAAGTATAATCAATCAAAGCCTGACAAAAACTCAGCTGACCAAAGAAGTCACTGATGTTTTCTATAGAATTCTGGTGCTTCAGGAGAAGAAAAAGGTCTTGGAATATATTAGCAGGCTGTATAACAATTTTGCCGAGAAAGCAAGCTTGAGATTAAGAAAAGGGGAAGCCAATATCCTGGAGGAATCTACTGCTGAAATTCAGAATGAACAGATCAAGGTGCAGCTGAACACGCTTGAGAATGACTTGAATATCTCAAAACTTCAGCTTCAGCTGCTCCTTCAGTCTGAGCAGTCTTACCAACCTGTTGCCGACAAACCGACAATGGATATCAGTCTTCAGATTTCAGAAGATAGGGTAAAGCAGCATCCTGAGCTTCAGTACCTGCAACAGCAGATCAAAGTGGGAGAGGCACAAGTACAGCTTGAAAAAAGCAGATTACTTCCTGAACTTCTTATAGGGTACACCAATCAGAGTATGAAAAACATTAACAACAACCGCTTTAATTCAGTACAGGTTGGTGTTGGAATCCCATTATTTACAAAAGGGCAGAGAGCATTGGCAAAAGCAGCACAGGCAAAGATTGCCATTTCTGAAAATCAATATTACAGAAAAGAAATTGAACTTAAAAACAGGCTGGGACAGCAACTCAATACCTATATAAACCAACAGAGAATCATTGAAAATTACGAACAAAAACAGCTCCCAAAGTCTGAAATTATTTTAAAAACCGCCCAAAAACAGATGGAAGCCGGAGAAATTGATTACCTGAACTGGGTTATTTTGGTCAATCAGGCTGTAAAAACAAAAGTGGATTACATTGATCAACTGGAAAGACTCAATCAGATCGGGGCGGAACTTAATTTCTTAATTTCAAAATAACAGCGTCATGCATTTCAAAAAAATATCAATATACAGCCTTTCTTTGGTTCTTATTTTATCTTCATGTTCAGGAAAAAAAGAGGAGGAAAAAACCGTTTACGAAAATACAAAGTTTAGTAAAAGTACTGAAAACACAGTACATCTTACAGAAAAACAGCTTCAGTCTGTAGGAATAACAGTGACATCGGTGCAGAATAGGAATATGGAAAAACTGGTACGGCTGAATGGAAAAGCTGAGATCGCACCTTCCCACATCAGCTCTGTTTCCAGTATTATGGGAGGCCATATCAAGTCTATCCACGTGATCAATGGAAGCCATTTCAAAAAAGGACAGGTGCTGGCAGTGGTGGAAGATCCGCAATTCATCCAGCTCCAGCAGGATTATCTGGTAACAAAGGCCCAGCTTGAAGCAGCAAGACTGAACTTCAACCGCCAAAAAGACCTTAATACCAGCAAAGCCAGCAGCGACAAGACCATGCAGACCGCCCAGGCAGAATATGCCACTCTGAACGCCACGTTAAAAGGACTTGAAGAAAAACTGCGGATCATAGGGATCAGTGCTAAAGGATTAACAACCGGAAACATCAGAAGCAGAATCAATATTTATGCGCCATTCAGCGGTTTTGTGAGTAAGATTCTGGTGAATAACGGGCAGTACATCAATCCTGCCGACACCTTATTTGAACTGATCAACCCTGTCGGCTTACTGTTAGAATTAAAGGTTTTTGAAAATGATGTGAATGATGTAAAAGTAGGCCAGGAAATTTTAGTTTACAATAATCAGAATCCTGATGTCAGGTCAAATGCCAAAATTGTCAGTGTTGTTCCCAGTATTGAAAACGGAGGTTCTGCGACAGCAGTAGCAAAACTTTCTTCCGTACATTCCGAGTTTGTAAAAGGAATGTACATCAATGCCGAAGTAAACATCAGCAGCCGATATACCATGGGATTGCCGAATGAAGCTGTCGTTTCTTTTGAAAATAAAAATTACGTTTTTGAAGATCTCGGAAAGTCAAATTATAAAATGATTCCGGTAACCACCGGAATTTCAGATGACCAATTCACAGAGATTTTAAAAGCAGACTTTTTAAAGGATAAGAAAATCGTACAGAAAGGAGCTTACAGTCTTCTGATGATGCTTAAGAATAAGGCAGAATAATTAACCCTATATTGTATTGTCAAAGGCCGTTCAACATAAATGAAACGGCCTTTTTTGTACTCATTTTTTTTAATAAAAGCAGAAAAGACCTTCTGGAACAGGAATGTAAAGTGGTATAGCCACAAATAGATAAATAAAATAATCCGGGCATTCGTGGACTGTACATAATGATATTTAACATATTTTCAATATTGCAGTTAGTATTTAATGCATAATTAATTTTAAAATAATACATTTAGGCAGTGAATTAGTTTTTTAGGAATTTTTAGTTGCATTAAGGAAATAACTTTTATTGAAATATAATGACAACTAAACCGTTACACAATTTCCATATTCCGGTAATGGGATTGGCCTATACAATAGACAGCCCGATTCGCGTTGCCCAGTATGGAATATCTTCTGTGATCTCCATTATTGATGATGAAATTCTGGAAAAAATGAAGAACTTTTATAATAAGAAGTTCAATCTCAATTATTTAGGAATTTCAACAAAAACGGAAGACTACAGAGCCAAAAGAATTACAGCCTATCTGGATATGGTGGATGATATCGTGAATGAAAAATTTGAATCTTTCAAACACGAAATCAGCAAAAACAAAGAGGCCTTACAGGATTTTATGGCCATGTTGCCCAATACTTCCGATCTAAAAAGCAGTCTTCAGACCCTGGTGAGCCAAAAAGAGAACTGGAGCACTGCTATTAAAAATTTTATCGAATCTAATCTAAAGCCGGGAAGTATTGATGTCAACATCATGACCAAAGTTGATAAAGACAACTATAAAAAAGGCGAACAGCTTCCTGTCATCTATAACGATGCCCATGCTTCATTACGCGGATTTGCCCAAAGCAAACTGTGTTCTTCCATGGTTCTTTCTGCGGGGATGAATCCTCGTCTGTACAGCTATATCGAAGAATTTGAAGATTTCTTCCCGGATCAGAAAGGGGTTTTAAAAAAGAAAATCATCATCAAAGTCAGTGATTTTCGTTCTGCGATGATCCAGGGAAATTTCCTCGCTAAAAAAGGACTGTGGGTTTCAGAATACAGGATAGAATCAGGATTGAATTGCGGAGGGCATGCATTTGCGACGGAAGGTATGCTGCTTGGTCCTATTATGGAAGAATTTAAGCAGAAAAAAAATGACCTGATACAATCGGCTCATACTTTAATGATCAAAGCTTTGGAACAAAAGGGAAAACCTGTCGTTTCCGAACCTTTAGCCATGAAAATTACCGTTCAGGGCGGTGTAGGCACTTCCGAGGAACACGGGTTTCTTCTTGAAAATTATGATGTGGACAGTGTAGGATGGGGATCACCATTTTTACTGGTCCCGGAAGCAACTTCTGTAGATCCAGAAACCAGAAACCTGCTGGCACAGTCTAAAGAGCAGGATTTTTATCTGAGTAACCTTTCTCCATTGGGAGTGCCCTTCAATACGGTAAAAGGAACATCTAATGAGATCCTGAAAAGACAGAAAGAAGCTGACGGAAAATACGGAAGTTCATGCCCCAAAAAGCTGCTGGCCTTAAGCAAAGAGTTTACGCCTAAAGGAACCTGTACCGCCTCCAAAAAATATCAGGAGATCAGATTAAAAGAACTTCATGCTGACCGTGAAATACTAACGGCAGATGAGTTTGATAAAAGAAAATCTGAAATTACAGATAAAGCCTGTCTGTGCGTGGGACTTGTGAATGCAGCCTATATGGAACAGAATATCGAAATCAAAGGTGAAAAACAGGGCGTTGTGATATGCCCGGGTCCTAATATTGCTTTTTTTGACAGAGAAGTCAGTCTTTCGGAGATGGTAAACCATATCTATGGAAATACCAATATTCTTTCGGATAACCACCGCCCTCATATGTTTATCAACGAACTGAAAATGTATGTTGATTACCTGAAGAAAGAAATAAGCCACTCACCCGCTGAAATGACTCATTCCCAATCAAAAAATGGAATGCCTTCAAAAAGAATATGCTTGACGGTATTGAGTACTATCATGACTTATTTAAAACATCATCATTCTTCAGAAGTGGATTACAAACCATCAATCATCAACTGCAGGAATACAAACTGATGCTTACCGCTGTTGAGATTCCTCAGATTGAGAAGTAACCTGTCTTTTTAATTGACAGCTACAGAACAGCCTTCAGAGTAAGGCTGTTTTTATTGGGCAGAATTTAATGTATACACTAAAAAACTGAGGAATAACAGGGACTTCCATTTATAATAACTATTACCCGTATGGCTATTTTGAATCTGCAATCCTCTTTAGGAATCCTTACCTTAGAGGCTACTTAGTAAAATTATTTTTATGAAAAAAAGAAAGATCAAAAATACGGATCTGGCAGTGGCTCCTATCAATTTTGGAGGAAATGTTTTTGGATGGACACTGGATGAAAAACAGTCCTTTGATATATTAGACCGCTTTACGGAAGCAGGATTCAATTTTATAGATACGGCAGATACTTATTCATGGTGGGTAAACGGTAAAGGCGGGCAGTCTGAAGAGATTATCGGAAAATGGATGAAAAGCCGTTCCAGCCGCAAAGATATTGTGTTGGCAACCAAAGTAGGTTCTGAAACAAAAGAACATGGTTTTGACATCAGTAAAAAGCATATTTTACAATCAGTAGATGAATCTTTACAGAGGCTTCAGACGGATCATATAGATATTTATTATACTCATTTTGATGATCACACCACTCCGGTAGAAGAAACCTTATCTGCGTATGATGAGATTATTAAAGCTGGAAAAGTACGGTATATTGCAGCGTCCAATCTTTCTCCGGAACGTTTAAAAGCATCTTTTGAAGCTGCCGAAAAGAATAATCTTCCTAAATATGTTGCCTTACAGCCGCATTACAATCTACTGGAAAGGGAAGGGTTTGAAAAAAACTATGCTCCTTTGGTAGAGCAGTTTGATTTAAGTGTATTCCCATACTGGTCTTTGGCAGCCGGTTTTTTAACAGGGAAATACCGTGATGAGGCAGACCTTACAAAAAGTGCAAGAGGAGAAGGCGTAAGAAAATATTTGAATTCTAAAGGGCTGGAAGTTTTAAAAGCTCTGGATCAGGTCAGTGAAAAGCATCATACCACCCAGGCAACCGCCGCATTAGCGTGGTTATTAGCCAATCCACAGATCACAGCACCGATTGTAAGTGCAACGAGTGCATCACAGCTTGAAACCTTGTTCAACGCTCCTCAGCTTGTTTTAGATCAGGAAGATATCGATTTGCTTAATAAAGCAAGCAACTAATTTGTTAACCATCATTATTAGATTAAAAGAAATCCGTTCAGTACTGAACGGATTTCTTTTAATCTATGCAGTTAGTCGGAGTACTCTTTCAGCAGCTGTCTATAACTCATCAGGATGGAGGATTTTGAAATAAATCCGATAAAATCATTGTTCTCACTTACTACGGGGAGGTTCCAAACTCCTGTATCGTCAAAGGTCTGAAGAATTTCCAGAGGCTTATTTTCACGGTGGAGTATAGCAGGCGGTGTTTTCATCACCTGCACAACCATCTGTGAAGAATCAATTTCCTGGTTAAAGAGATAGGGCCTGATATCATCTAAGGTAAGAACTCCTTTCAGTTTTCGGTGGTCATCCACTACAGCAAAGATATTTTTATTCCCGTTTTTCACCAGTTCAAAGAGCTCGGCAATAGAACCGTTTTCATTGATCGTCTGTGAATATTTATCAATAAAGTCTTCAGTTCTTAAAGCAAAAAGGAGGTTTTTATCATGTTTATTGGTCAATATTTTGCCTTCATCCGCAAGAGATTTTAATTCCGGAGAGATTGGAGAAAACCATTTGGCAATCAAATAAGACATTATGGAAACAATCATTAAAGGAATAAACAGGTCATAGCCAAAACTGGACTCTGCAATCAGAAATATGGCTGTAAGCGGGGCATACAGTACGCCGCTCATGGCACCTGCCATTCCTACAAGGACAAGGTTGGTTACCGGAACTTCCGTAAACCCTATATGCTGGCACACCAATGCAAATAAGTACCCTAAAGTACCGCCCGCAAAAAGGGAAGGGGCAAAATTTCCGCCATTTCCACCGCTGAATATCGTAAAAGAGGTGGCGAATACTTTTAAAAGCAATACCAAAACTAAAAATATAATGATCGTCCAGTCTCCGATTTCAAAATATCTGAAAAAGCTGTGTTCAATAATCGAATAGGTATTTCCATTGGTAAAAGCTTTCACCGTTTCATACCCCTCTCCGAATAAGGGAGGAAAAAGAACACAAAGTAGGGAAAGGACAGCCCCGCCAAACATTGCTTTACGCATTCGGGAAAGCTGGAGCCCTTTTATAAAATGTTCCACTTTTTGAGAAATGAATACAAAATAACGGGCATAGAGCCCGGTAACCACTCCAAGGATAAGATAATACGGAACATTTTTATAGTTAAAAGGATCCCGGGTATAAAATCTGAATAGAACATCTTCCTGAAGCAGAATTCTTGAAAGAAGGCTTCCGCAAACGGCTGCAACTACCAGGGGAATAAAGTCTGTAAACACCACTCCCGTCAGCAGAATCTCAAAGGCAAACATAATTCCGGCAATAGGCGCATTGAATGCAGAGGCAATCCCCGCCGT contains:
- a CDS encoding MFS transporter, translated to MSATLGKGQTINFYKATTPIIISVFGVYLTIGIALGVLPKFVQNNLGFDSVMVGLVIGLQSLSTLLTRAYSGKITDTQGAKSSKMSGVLLAVAAGAMYIVAVFFQANKFWALSFLLMARIVHGIGESFLVTGALTWGIGLAGHSNSGKVMTWNGIAMYAGIAIGAPLSIWISREYGILPAFFLIALLPLASWLSTVKLPSVPADKDYIRTPFYKVIGAISGQGLSLAFSSMAFGCIASFIALFFTEKNWGDASLAFMAFGICYVLTRIFFASFPDKYGGFRIALISLIIEITGQILIWTSVSGTAAIVGCGLTGMGFSLVFPALGVLAIQKVKPQMRGTALGAYVAFVDLSLGLAGPLAGLIAGWFDYQAVYLFGAISCVLSMIVLLFNKK
- a CDS encoding siderophore-interacting protein — translated: MITKKIRSVFSVKNKSFLTPHLIRVVFEMNEDQVKLLACVQSGYNNKLFIPSVEKGSEPIIRTYTNRKVDLKNRELTIDFVAHGENGPASAWALKANPGDILEIGMKESTKPLVPDADFYLFVGDSTALPVICSIVEQLPSYVTAKIILEVHDKKDELILCSAADVSVEWLHNSHPEKGSLLADLTRRVEFPSGILKEYIYIAAEYTTVHQLRNYFKTYLNWDPQGIYACSYWRAGQAENR
- a CDS encoding Crp/Fnr family transcriptional regulator, giving the protein MQELLTSYITSKISVTDKELDVILSYFRPVQLKKNEMLLANGQNSQRTFFVVNGCLRIFFINEEGQDSTRYFAFENQFATALVSFITSEPSEEFIQAVEDSEVYYITHKNFYHLLDIIPQWEKFYRIYLETAYVNNTKRLMSFLVQDALEKYRQLLDENPVVVRRLSNKMVASYLNISQETLSRLKSRL
- a CDS encoding CusA/CzcA family heavy metal efflux RND transporter, producing MLNKIIEFSVKNKLIIALFTAGLILFGVYETTKLPIDAQPDITNNQVQIITTAPSYGAADIERLVTFPIEQAASNISGITELRSLSRFGLSLVTVVFDDNTDVYWARQQVQERLQLVQDNIPAGIGKPELGPISTGLGEIFQYVVRAKKGYENVYDETELRTIQDWVVRRQLLGTKGIADVSSFGGKLKQYEIAINPNKLQAFNININDVFAALEKNNQNTGGAYIEKKETVLFIRSEGLLGSTGDIGSIQVAETKEGIPVHIKDVASVKIGFATRYGAMTYNDTGEVSGAIVLMLKGENANEVIANIKQRLEKIQESLPEGVVIEPFLDRAKMVNNTISTVKTNLMEGALIVVFILVLFLGNFRAGLLVASVIPLAMLFAIIMMNIFGVGGNLMSLGALDFGLIVDGAVIIVEAVLHQLSHKKHFGKENMLSKKEMDGQVSSSAAKMVNSAVFGQIIILIVYLPIFTLQGIEGKMFKPMAQTVAFALIGAFILSLTYIPMMSALVLSRKKKEKDNISDRVMAKVERGHQKLLMKALQYRKTIIISVLILFTGAVYTLSKMGGEFIPSLEEGDFAVEMRILQGSNINETKKVTTQASGILLKQFPEIQKIVVKIGSAEIPTEPMPMDAGDMIIVLKPKKEWTSAKSFPELSEKMSKALTVIPGLTTSFQFPVQMRFNELMTGARQDVVCKIYGEDLDSLTVYAKKLGSIINTVKGAQDLYIEPVEGAPQVVIDYNRSELSRYNISVEEINRVINMAFAGQTAGALYEGEKKFDIVIRMDSEYKRDLTSIQNLLVPIASGEQIPLSQLAKVELKNSPNQIQREDTKRRIIVGFNARGKDVQTIVEELQQKAGKNLRFSPGYTISYGGTFENLNEAKARLGIAVPISLVMIFLLLFFAFRSVKHSLLIYTAIPLSAIGGVYFLALRGMPFSISAGVGFIALFGVAVLNGIVLISEFNRLKNNGIRNTSRIVLMGTRIRLRPVLMTAFVASLGFLPMALSSGAGAEVQRPLATVVIGGLMLATLLTLFVLPILYVLFEHINTGKMKFSKKINFKKRSVFLVLLSFGSFQAQENITYEQALEKAFQQNGTLKNSKLISEYQEKLKAGYLDIPQLEVTGGFGQIQGEETDNSFGISQRFSFPTVYSKRKQMLDAEWTASIINQSLTKTQLTKEVTDVFYRILVLQEKKKVLEYISRLYNNFAEKASLRLRKGEANILEESTAEIQNEQIKVQLNTLENDLNISKLQLQLLLQSEQSYQPVADKPTMDISLQISEDRVKQHPELQYLQQQIKVGEAQVQLEKSRLLPELLIGYTNQSMKNINNNRFNSVQVGVGIPLFTKGQRALAKAAQAKIAISENQYYRKEIELKNRLGQQLNTYINQQRIIENYEQKQLPKSEIILKTAQKQMEAGEIDYLNWVILVNQAVKTKVDYIDQLERLNQIGAELNFLISK